The following coding sequences are from one Lycium ferocissimum isolate CSIRO_LF1 chromosome 3, AGI_CSIRO_Lferr_CH_V1, whole genome shotgun sequence window:
- the LOC132050451 gene encoding tubulin beta-8 chain isoform X2 → MREILHIQGGQCGNQIGAKFWEVVCAEHGIDSTGAYYGETDTQLERVNVYYNEASCGRFVPRAVLMDLEPGTMDSVRSGPYGQIFRPDNFVFGQSGAGNNWAKGHYTEGAELIDSVLDVVRKEAENCDCLQGFQVCHSLGGGTGSGMGTLLISKIREEYPDRMMLTFSVFPSPKVSDTVVEPYNATLSVHQLVENADECMVLDNEALYDICFRTLKLTTPSFGDLNHLISATMSGVTCCLRFPGQLNSDLRKLAVNLIPFPRLHFFMVGFAPLTSRGSQQYRALSVPELTQQMWDAKNMMCAADPRHGRYLTASAMFRGKMSTKEVDEQMLNVQNKNSSYFVEWIPNNVKSTVCDIPPTGLKMASTFIGNSTSIQEMFRRVSEQFTAMFRRKAFLHWYTGEGMDEMEFTEAESNMNDLVSEYQQYQDAVADEDEGYEDEEEAYHD, encoded by the exons ATGCGTGAAATCCTTCATATTCAAGGTGGCCAATGTGGCAACCAAATCGGGGCTAAGTTTTGGGAGGTAGTATGTGCTGAACACGGTATCGATTCCACAGGTGCTTATTACGGGGAGACCGATACACAACTTGAGAGGGTTAATGTATATTATAACGAGGCGAGTTGTGGGCGTTTCGTACCTCGTGCTGTACTTATGGATTTAGAACCTGGTACTATGGACAGTGTTAGATCTGGTCCTTATGGACAGATTTTTAGACCTGATAACTTTGTTTTCGGGCAATCTGGTGCGGGGAATAATTGGGCCAAAGGACATTATACGGAGGGTGCTGAGTTGATTGATTCGGTTCTTGATGTTGTCAGGAAAGAAGCTGAGAATTGTGATTGCCTACAAG GGTTTCAGGTGTGTCATTCCCTGGGAGGAGGGACTGGATCTGGAATGGGGACACTTCTTATTTCAAAGATAAGAGAGGAATACCCAGATAGGATGATGCTGACATTCTCTGTCTTCCCATCTCCAAAGGTTTCAGACACGGTTGTAGAGCCTTACAACGCCACATTATCTGTTCATCAGCTTGTGGAGAACGCAGATGAGTGCATGGTTCTTGACAACGAGGCTTTATATGACATTTGTTTCCGAACCCTCAAACTTACAACTCCTAGCT TTGGTGATCTGAATCACTTAATTTCTGCAACCATGTCTGGAGTTACTTGTTGCCTCAGATTCCCTGGACAGCTTAACTCTGATCTGCGGAAACTTGCTGTCAATCTCATTCCTTTCCCCCGTCTCCACTTTTTCATGGTTGGTTTTGCTCCACTTACCTCACGTGGTTCACAACAATACCGAGCTTTATCCGTACCTGAGCTTACTCAGCAAATGTGGGATGCAAAGAACATGATGTGTGCTGCTGACCCTAGGCATGGCCGCTATTTGACAGCTTCAGCTATGTTTAGGGGGAAAATGAGCACCAAGGAAGTTGACGAACAGATGCTTAATGTGCAAAACAAAAACTCTTCATACTTTGTTGAGTGGATTCCCAACAATGTCAAGTCAACAGTCTGTGATATTCCACCAACTGGTCTAAAGATGGCATCAACTTTCATCGGAAATTCAACATCAATACAAGAGATGTTCCGTCGTGTCAGTGAGCAATTCACAGCCATGTTTAGGCGGAAGGCTTTCTTGCATTGGTACACAGGGGAAGGAATGGATGAGATGGAATTCACTGAGGCAGAGAGCAACATGAATGATCTGGTCTCTGAGTACCAGCAGTATCAAGATGCAGTAGCAGATGAGGATGAAGGGTACGAGGACGAAGAGGAAGCATATCATGACTAA
- the LOC132050451 gene encoding tubulin beta-1 chain isoform X1, which translates to MDLEPGIMDSVRSGPFRRTFSQIFRPVNFVFGHSGAGNSWPKGHYTEGAELIDSVLNVVRKEAENCDCLQGFQVCHSLGGGTGSGMGTLLISKIREEYPDRMMLTFSVFPSPKVSDTVVEPYNATLSVHQLVENADECMVLDNEALYDICFRTLKLTTPSFGDLNHLISATMSGVTCCLRFPGQLNSDLRKLAVNLIPFPRLHFFMVGFAPLTSRGSQQYRALSVPELTQQMWDAKNMMCAADPRHGRYLTASAMFRGKMSTKEVDEQMLNVQNKNSSYFVEWIPNNVKSTVCDIPPTGLKMASTFIGNSTSIQEMFRRVSEQFTAMFRRKAFLHWYTGEGMDEMEFTEAESNMNDLVSEYQQYQDAVADEDEGYEDEEEAYHD; encoded by the exons ATGGATTTAGAGCCTGGTATTATGGACAGTGTTAGATCTGGACCTTTTAGGAGAACCTTTTCTCAGATTTTTAGACCTGTTAACTTTGTTTTTGGTCATTCCGGTGCGGGGAATAGTTGGCCGAAAGGTCATTATACTGAGGGTGCTGAGTTGATTGATTCGGTTCTCAATGTTGTGAGGAAAGAAGCTGAGAATTGTGATTGCCTACAAG GGTTTCAGGTGTGTCATTCCCTGGGAGGAGGGACTGGATCTGGAATGGGGACACTTCTTATTTCAAAGATAAGAGAGGAATACCCAGATAGGATGATGCTGACATTCTCTGTCTTCCCATCTCCAAAGGTTTCAGACACGGTTGTAGAGCCTTACAACGCCACATTATCTGTTCATCAGCTTGTGGAGAACGCAGATGAGTGCATGGTTCTTGACAACGAGGCTTTATATGACATTTGTTTCCGAACCCTCAAACTTACAACTCCTAGCT TTGGTGATCTGAATCACTTAATTTCTGCAACCATGTCTGGAGTTACTTGTTGCCTCAGATTCCCTGGACAGCTTAACTCTGATCTGCGGAAACTTGCTGTCAATCTCATTCCTTTCCCCCGTCTCCACTTTTTCATGGTTGGTTTTGCTCCACTTACCTCACGTGGTTCACAACAATACCGAGCTTTATCCGTACCTGAGCTTACTCAGCAAATGTGGGATGCAAAGAACATGATGTGTGCTGCTGACCCTAGGCATGGCCGCTATTTGACAGCTTCAGCTATGTTTAGGGGGAAAATGAGCACCAAGGAAGTTGACGAACAGATGCTTAATGTGCAAAACAAAAACTCTTCATACTTTGTTGAGTGGATTCCCAACAATGTCAAGTCAACAGTCTGTGATATTCCACCAACTGGTCTAAAGATGGCATCAACTTTCATCGGAAATTCAACATCAATACAAGAGATGTTCCGTCGTGTCAGTGAGCAATTCACAGCCATGTTTAGGCGGAAGGCTTTCTTGCATTGGTACACAGGGGAAGGAATGGATGAGATGGAATTCACTGAGGCAGAGAGCAACATGAATGATCTGGTCTCTGAGTACCAGCAGTATCAAGATGCAGTAGCAGATGAGGATGAAGGGTACGAGGACGAAGAGGAAGCATATCATGACTAA
- the LOC132051187 gene encoding uncharacterized protein LOC132051187, with amino-acid sequence MELTVFLVFSLLVHGAFGNNGEIVCEDLLVGMCAYSVASSGNRCSLETYESSEGTTGYQCKTLEVVVADNGIANLIESDECISACGADRNSVGISSDSLLESTFTSKLCSQECYQNCPNIIDLYYNLALGEGVYLPAFCMGRKLNGRREMSQIQSSGVAWAPSTTSDRYGRQLSEGPAASAALTFDNSEAAAPW; translated from the exons ATGGAGCTCACCGTCTTCCTTGTTTTCTCACTTCTTGTCCACGGAGCTTTTGGTAATAATG GAGAAATTGTGTGTGAAGATTTGTTAGTAGGAATGTGTGCCTACTCAGTTGCTTCCTCCGGTAATCGCTGCTCTTTGGAGACTtatgaatcaagtgaaggaacaACAGGATACCAATGCAAGACCTTAGAGGTAGTAGTGGCAGATAATGGCATAGCAAATTTGATTGAAAGTGATGAGTGCATAAGTGCTTGTGGAGCTGATAGGAACTCTGTTGGCATTTCTTCTGATTCACTTCTTGAATCAACATTCACTTCTAAGCTTTGCTCTCAAGAATGCTACCAAAATTGCCCCAACATTATTGATCTTTACTACAATTTGGCTTTGGGAGAAG GGGTGTACTTGCCAGCATTTTGCATGGGGAGAAAATTGAACGGACGCCGTGAAATGAGCCAAATCCAAAGTTCAGGTGTGGCGTGGGCACCGTCAACCACCTCAGACAGATATGGTCGACAGTTGAGTGAAGGCCCTGCTGCAAGTGCTGCACTCACATTCGATAATTCGGAAGCTGCTGCTCCATGGTGA
- the LOC132049009 gene encoding putative receptor-like protein kinase At3g47110: protein MDRSCNLLFALAVFILLHHNTSLASVPNISTDEVALLALKSHISSPHNILQSNWSSSSPICNYIGITCGSYHNRVTALNISSMQLHGTIPPHLGNLSFLISLDISDNTFHGGFPEELAHLQRLKLINVTRNNFTGSIPSFSSLLPNLQHMYLSMNQFWGKFHLPFNKARSVENE from the coding sequence ATGGACAGAAGTTGCAATCTTCTCTTTGCTCTAGCAGTTTTCATTCTGCTTCATCACAATACTTCACTTGCTAGTGTTCCTAATATTAGCACTGATGAAGTTGCTCTTCTTGCACTGAAATCACACATTTCTTCTCCTCATAACATCTTACAAAGCAACTGGTCCTCTTCCAGCCCAATATGCAACTATATCGGAATCACTTGCGGCTCCTACCACAATCGAGTCACTGCTTTAAACATTTCTAGCATGCAACTTCATGGTACCATTCCTCCACACCTTGGAAACCTCTCATTTCTCATCTCCCTCGATATCAGTGACAACACTTTTCACGGGGGTTTTCCAGAGGAGTTAGCTCATTTACAGAGGTTGAAATTGATTAATGTCACAAGAAATAACTTCACTGGTTCCATTCCATCATTTTCAAGTTTGTTACCTAACCTTCAACACATGTACCTTTCGATGAATCAATTTTGGGGGAAATTCCATCTTCCCTTTAACAAAGCTAGAAGTGTTGAGAATGAATAG